The DNA window GCGCGAGGCCGCCGAGCTGGGGGCGGACAGTGTGCCGTTCTTCGTCTTCGACCGGCGTTACGGGATCTCCGGCGGGCAGCCCGCCGAGGTCTTCACGCAGGCGCTGGAGCAGGCGTGGGTGAGCCGCGCCGGCATCGGCAGCACCAGCGGCGCGTAAGGCGGCGACGTATAAGAGAAGCTTGGAGCTCTGCGCCAAAAATACGCAATGGACGGGGAGTTGGCGGCGTAGCAGAGTGGGGGCATGAAGCCTCTTACTCTCACCGAAGCCGTGAGCGCGGAGTTCGCGCCGGAGACGACATACCTCAACACCTCCAGCTGCGGGCTGCTGCCCCGCCGCGGCGTCGAGGCGGTCAAGCTCGCGGCCGAGCTGAACGCGACCGGCAGCCCGGACGGCGGCTCCAGCTTCGACGCGGTGGCCGCCGCGCGCGCCTCCTACGGGCGGCTCGTCGGCGTTACCGGCGACCGGGTCGCCGTCGGCAGCGCGGTGTCCGTCCATGTCGGGCTGATCGCCGCCTCGCTGCCGGCCGGAGCCGAAGTCCTCTGCGTGGAGGGCGACTTCGCCTCGGTGATCAACCCCTTCGCGGTGCGCGGGGACCTCAAGATGCGGTACGTGCCGCTGGAGGACCTGGCCGATTCGGTGCGCGCGGAGACCGCGCTGGTGTCGGTCTCCGCGGTGCAGTCCGCCGACGGCCGCCCGGCCGACCTGTCGGCCCTGCGGGCCGCTGCCGCCGCCCACGGCGCCCGTACGCTCGTCGACGCGACCCAGGCGGTGGGCTGGCTGCCCTTCGACGCGAGCGGCTTCGACTACACCGTCGCCGGCGCCTACAAGTACCTGATGGCCCCGCGCGGCGCGTCGTTCCTCACCGTGACCGAGGAGGCGCAGGAGGGTCTCACGCCACTGCACGCGGGGTGGATGGCGGGCGAGGACATATGGACCAGCACGTACGGCCCCGTGCGAGAACTCGCCCGCGGTGCGCGCCGGTTCGACGAGCCGCCGCCCTTCCTGCCGTACGTCGGCGCCGAGCAGTCGCTCGCGTTCCTCGACGAGGTCGGCGTGGAGAACGTGCGCGACCACAACCTCGCCCTCGCCGCGCGCTACCGCGAGGGGCTCGTGTCCCTCGGTCACACCCCGATTCCCGCCGACTCCGTGGTGGTCTCCACGCCGGGCCTCGCGCACCGGATCGACGCGCTGACGGCCGCGGACATCGTCGTCTCGGTCCGCGCGGGCAACCTGCGCGCGTCGTTCCACCTCTACAACACCACGGCCGACGT is part of the Streptomyces agglomeratus genome and encodes:
- a CDS encoding aminotransferase class V-fold PLP-dependent enzyme, with product MKPLTLTEAVSAEFAPETTYLNTSSCGLLPRRGVEAVKLAAELNATGSPDGGSSFDAVAAARASYGRLVGVTGDRVAVGSAVSVHVGLIAASLPAGAEVLCVEGDFASVINPFAVRGDLKMRYVPLEDLADSVRAETALVSVSAVQSADGRPADLSALRAAAAAHGARTLVDATQAVGWLPFDASGFDYTVAGAYKYLMAPRGASFLTVTEEAQEGLTPLHAGWMAGEDIWTSTYGPVRELARGARRFDEPPPFLPYVGAEQSLAFLDEVGVENVRDHNLALAARYREGLVSLGHTPIPADSVVVSTPGLAHRIDALTAADIVVSVRAGNLRASFHLYNTTADVDRVLDVLAD